In one window of Tolypothrix sp. PCC 7712 DNA:
- a CDS encoding response regulator — MKPINVVIIENENISRVGAATILSETGKIQVCGLAKTGKEGIEIVDQQKPDIVVINIDLPDINGTDVISLIKCKHTSIKIVVMTANSSRDTINAAISNGADCYYCKNNAREEVGERFIEAVMAAYNNESWIDPTINRILIDNLRSNDTADKNSLDLLSDFSSKEITVLKLAAGGMKNNEIANVMYVSEGTVRSYLHNSFIKLGVKDRLNAIREAIRLGILSFADMKIEEEITQETHTRVKTNQNSQKDTAKTSNKGYKGWVA, encoded by the coding sequence ATGAAACCTATTAATGTTGTCATCATTGAAAATGAGAACATATCTAGGGTCGGTGCGGCGACGATATTATCTGAAACTGGTAAAATCCAGGTATGTGGCCTTGCAAAAACCGGAAAAGAAGGAATAGAAATTGTTGACCAACAAAAGCCAGATATCGTGGTGATAAATATTGATTTACCTGATATCAATGGCACTGATGTCATAAGTTTAATTAAATGCAAACACACATCAATTAAAATAGTGGTTATGACTGCAAATAGCAGCCGAGATACCATTAACGCAGCAATTAGTAATGGCGCAGACTGCTACTACTGTAAAAATAATGCCAGAGAAGAAGTAGGAGAAAGATTCATTGAAGCAGTAATGGCTGCATACAATAACGAATCATGGATTGACCCAACTATTAATCGCATTTTGATTGATAATCTTAGGTCAAATGACACAGCCGATAAAAATTCACTAGATTTGTTAAGTGATTTCTCTAGTAAAGAAATTACAGTTCTCAAATTAGCGGCTGGTGGCATGAAAAATAATGAAATTGCTAATGTCATGTATGTTTCCGAAGGTACAGTCAGGTCATATTTACATAATTCATTTATCAAGTTAGGAGTCAAAGATAGATTAAACGCTATCCGGGAAGCTATCCGCCTGGGAATCCTCAGCTTTGCAGACATGAAAATCGAAGAAGAAATTACTCAAGAAACCCACACAAGGGTCAAAACCAACCAAAATAGTCAAAAGGATACAGCTAAAACGAGTAATAAGGGATACAAAGGCTGGGTTGCCTAG
- a CDS encoding DUF6753 family protein — MTNIAKVVEKVIAEYSEEKKAEVTDWILKLGVRPDDPLFNLYAELGTTQFALQQLPGRLDSLVVGWADMVDDKLNSASKVAIQQQKNAIAQAAKDLIKMTKQAGGALPLLGVSNWRLAQVAGVLGFVLALGTAIGVFTHKTIAGSVTFQQAASGSAILQPEDKKLLDWAKSNEGKVARSIYMKNAAIIKTCRQQKKYSGGCIIAVD; from the coding sequence ATGACCAATATTGCAAAAGTTGTTGAAAAAGTAATTGCAGAATATTCTGAAGAAAAGAAAGCAGAGGTCACTGATTGGATACTTAAATTGGGTGTTAGACCTGATGACCCCTTGTTTAATCTATATGCCGAACTAGGTACAACCCAATTTGCGTTACAGCAACTACCTGGTAGGCTTGACTCGCTTGTGGTGGGTTGGGCTGACATGGTGGACGATAAGTTAAATAGTGCTTCTAAGGTGGCAATACAGCAACAAAAAAATGCGATCGCCCAAGCCGCTAAGGATTTAATTAAGATGACTAAGCAAGCTGGTGGGGCATTGCCTCTCTTGGGTGTAAGTAATTGGCGATTGGCACAAGTAGCGGGAGTATTGGGTTTTGTACTGGCTTTAGGGACTGCAATTGGTGTTTTTACACACAAGACCATTGCTGGAAGTGTAACTTTTCAGCAGGCGGCTTCTGGATCTGCCATCTTACAACCCGAAGATAAAAAGCTTCTGGATTGGGCTAAATCCAATGAAGGTAAGGTAGCGCGTAGTATTTATATGAAAAACGCCGCCATCATTAAAACTTGCCGCCAGCAGAAGAAGTATTCAGGCGGCTGCATAATTGCAGTTGATTAA